A stretch of the Pan troglodytes isolate AG18354 chromosome 20, NHGRI_mPanTro3-v2.0_pri, whole genome shotgun sequence genome encodes the following:
- the CCDC159 gene encoding coiled-coil domain-containing protein 159 isoform X16 encodes MGEHEQVVCGSSSDKSLQCTAHWSRTPEPETLGRPASGDTVRTADCRPGWGSGPSPHEAAPSPSPDLQKECCNDQEVLKRHHNVAKKPLETSSSKVKAKTIVMIPDSQKLLRCELESLKSQLQAQTKAFEFLNHSVTMLEKESCLQQIKIQQLEEVLSPTGRQGEKEEHRWGMEQGRQELYGALTQGLQGLEKTLRDSEEMQRARTTRCLQLLAQEIRDSKKFLWEELELVREEVTFIYQKLQAQEDEISENLVNIQKMQKTQVKCRKILTKMKQQGHETAACPETEEIPQGTSGCWKDDLQKELSDIWSAVHVLQNSIDSLTLCLGARPKASSLRGHKGHQCLSPPLPSWDSDSDSDQDLSQPPFSKSGRSFPPGADPPRSPPPPISLLTCP; translated from the exons ATGGGAGAGCATGAACAGGTGGTATGTG GCTCTTCCTCGGACAAGTCTCTGCAGTGTACAGCTCACTGGTCCAGGACCCCAGAGCCAGAGACCTTGGGACGCCCTGCTTCTGGGGACACAGTGAGGACTGCAGACTGCAGGCCAGGGTGGGGCTCAGGGCCTTCGCCACATGAGGCTGCCCCCTCCCCCAGTCCAGACCTGCAGAAGGAGTGCTGTAATGACCAGGAGGTTTTGAAGAGGCATCACAATGTAGCTAAG AAGCCCTTGGAGACCAGCTCTTCCAAAGTCAAAG CCAAGACCATTGTGATGATTCCCGACTCCCAGAAGCTCCTGCGATGTGAACTTGAGTCGCTCAAGAGCCAGTTACAGGCCCAGACCAAG GCTTTCGAGTTCCTGAACCACTCAGTGACCATGTTGGAGAAGGAGAGCTGCTTGCAGCAAATCAAGATTCAGCAGCTTGAAG AGGTGCTGAGCCCCACAGGCCgccagggagagaaggaggagcacAGGTGGGGCATGGAGCAGGGTCGGCAGGAGCTGTATGGGGCCCTGACCCAAGGCCTTCAGGGGCTGGAGAAGACCCTGCGTGACAGTGAGGAGATGCAGCGGGCCCGCACCACTCGCTgcctgcagctgctggcccaggagaTCCGGGACAG CAAGAAGTTCCTGTGGGAGGAGCTGGAACTGGTGCGGGAGGAGGTGACCTTCATCTATCAGAAGCTCC AAGCGCAGGAGGATGAGATCTCAGAGAACCTGGTGAACattcagaaaatgcagaaaacGCAGGTGAAATGCCGCAAA atcCTGACCAAGATGAAGCAGCAGGGTCATGAGACAGCCGCCTGTCCGGAGACTGAAGAGATACCGCAGGGAACCAGTGGCTGCTGGAAGGATGACCTCCAGAAGGAACTGAGTGATATATG GTCTGCTGTGCACGTGCTGCAGAACTCCATAGACAGCCTCACTTTGTGCTTGGGGGCCCGTCCCAAGGCCTCGAGCCTAAGAG GCCACAAGGGGCACCAGTGCCTGagccctccactcccctcctggGACTCTGACTCCGACTCTGACCAGGACCTCTCCCAGCCACCTTTCAGCAAGAGCGGCCGCTCCTTCCCACCCGGTGCAGATCCTCCCCGGTCCCCCCCTCCACCCATTTCCCTCCTGACCTGCCCTTGA
- the CCDC159 gene encoding coiled-coil domain-containing protein 159 isoform X28: MGEHEQKPLETSSSKVKAKTIVMIPDSQKLLRCELESLKSQLQAQTKAFEFLNHSVTMLEKESCLQQIKIQQLEEVLSPTGRQGEKEEHRWGMEQGRQELYGALTQGLQGLEKTLRDSEEMQRARTTRCLQLLAQEIRDSKKFLWEELELVREEVTFIYQKLQAQEDEISENLVNIQKMQKTQVKCRKILTKMKQQGHETAACPETEEIPQGTSGCWKDDLQKELSDIWSAVHVLQNSIDSLTLCLGARPKASSLRGHKGHQCLSPPLPSWDSDSDSDQDLSQPPFSKSGRSFPPA, from the exons ATGGGAGAGCATGAACAG AAGCCCTTGGAGACCAGCTCTTCCAAAGTCAAAG CCAAGACCATTGTGATGATTCCCGACTCCCAGAAGCTCCTGCGATGTGAACTTGAGTCGCTCAAGAGCCAGTTACAGGCCCAGACCAAG GCTTTCGAGTTCCTGAACCACTCAGTGACCATGTTGGAGAAGGAGAGCTGCTTGCAGCAAATCAAGATTCAGCAGCTTGAAG AGGTGCTGAGCCCCACAGGCCgccagggagagaaggaggagcacAGGTGGGGCATGGAGCAGGGTCGGCAGGAGCTGTATGGGGCCCTGACCCAAGGCCTTCAGGGGCTGGAGAAGACCCTGCGTGACAGTGAGGAGATGCAGCGGGCCCGCACCACTCGCTgcctgcagctgctggcccaggagaTCCGGGACAG CAAGAAGTTCCTGTGGGAGGAGCTGGAACTGGTGCGGGAGGAGGTGACCTTCATCTATCAGAAGCTCC AAGCGCAGGAGGATGAGATCTCAGAGAACCTGGTGAACattcagaaaatgcagaaaacGCAGGTGAAATGCCGCAAA atcCTGACCAAGATGAAGCAGCAGGGTCATGAGACAGCCGCCTGTCCGGAGACTGAAGAGATACCGCAGGGAACCAGTGGCTGCTGGAAGGATGACCTCCAGAAGGAACTGAGTGATATATG GTCTGCTGTGCACGTGCTGCAGAACTCCATAGACAGCCTCACTTTGTGCTTGGGGGCCCGTCCCAAGGCCTCGAGCCTAAGAG GCCACAAGGGGCACCAGTGCCTGagccctccactcccctcctggGACTCTGACTCCGACTCTGACCAGGACCTCTCCCAGCCACCTTTCAGCAAGAGCGGCCGCTCCTTCCCACCCG CTTGA
- the CCDC159 gene encoding coiled-coil domain-containing protein 159 isoform X25: MGEHEQKPLETSSSKVKAKTIVMIPDSQKLLRCELESLKSQLQAQTKAFEFLNHSVTMLEKESCLQQIKIQQLEEVLSPTGRQGEKEEHRWGMEQGRQELYGALTQGLQGLEKTLRDSEEMQRARTTRCLQLLAQEIRDSKKFLWEELELVREEVTFIYQKLQAQEDEISENLVNIQKMQKTQVKCRKILTKMKQQGHETAACPETEEIPQGTSGCWKDDLQKELSDIWSAVHVLQNSIDSLTLCLGARPKASSLRGHKGHQCLSPPLPSWDSDSDSDQDLSQPPFSKSGRSFPPGADPPRSPPPPISLLTCP; the protein is encoded by the exons ATGGGAGAGCATGAACAG AAGCCCTTGGAGACCAGCTCTTCCAAAGTCAAAG CCAAGACCATTGTGATGATTCCCGACTCCCAGAAGCTCCTGCGATGTGAACTTGAGTCGCTCAAGAGCCAGTTACAGGCCCAGACCAAG GCTTTCGAGTTCCTGAACCACTCAGTGACCATGTTGGAGAAGGAGAGCTGCTTGCAGCAAATCAAGATTCAGCAGCTTGAAG AGGTGCTGAGCCCCACAGGCCgccagggagagaaggaggagcacAGGTGGGGCATGGAGCAGGGTCGGCAGGAGCTGTATGGGGCCCTGACCCAAGGCCTTCAGGGGCTGGAGAAGACCCTGCGTGACAGTGAGGAGATGCAGCGGGCCCGCACCACTCGCTgcctgcagctgctggcccaggagaTCCGGGACAG CAAGAAGTTCCTGTGGGAGGAGCTGGAACTGGTGCGGGAGGAGGTGACCTTCATCTATCAGAAGCTCC AAGCGCAGGAGGATGAGATCTCAGAGAACCTGGTGAACattcagaaaatgcagaaaacGCAGGTGAAATGCCGCAAA atcCTGACCAAGATGAAGCAGCAGGGTCATGAGACAGCCGCCTGTCCGGAGACTGAAGAGATACCGCAGGGAACCAGTGGCTGCTGGAAGGATGACCTCCAGAAGGAACTGAGTGATATATG GTCTGCTGTGCACGTGCTGCAGAACTCCATAGACAGCCTCACTTTGTGCTTGGGGGCCCGTCCCAAGGCCTCGAGCCTAAGAG GCCACAAGGGGCACCAGTGCCTGagccctccactcccctcctggGACTCTGACTCCGACTCTGACCAGGACCTCTCCCAGCCACCTTTCAGCAAGAGCGGCCGCTCCTTCCCACCCGGTGCAGATCCTCCCCGGTCCCCCCCTCCACCCATTTCCCTCCTGACCTGCCCTTGA
- the CCDC159 gene encoding coiled-coil domain-containing protein 159 isoform X12, which produces MGEHEQVPPRLPMVPKSQVLSVTSKHSSPLLYTSLPRDPDYSVSCLYSPPSPSSVCLPANMKCDKYWGSSSDKSLQCTAHWSRTPEPETLGRPASGDTVRTADCRPGWGSGPSPHEAAPSPSPDLQKECCNDQEVLKRHHNVAKKPLETSSSKVKAKTIVMIPDSQKLLRCELESLKSQLQAQTKAFEFLNHSVTMLEKESCLQQIKIQQLEEVLSPTGRQGEKEEHRWGMEQGRQELYGALTQGLQGLEKTLRDSEEMQRARTTRCLQLLAQEIRDSKKFLWEELELVREEVTFIYQKLQAQEDEISENLVNIQKMQKTQVKCRKILTKMKQQGHETAACPETEEIPQGTSGCWKDDLQKELSDIWSAVHVLQNSIDSLTLCLGARPKASSLRGHKGHQCLSPPLPSWDSDSDSDQDLSQPPFSKSGRSFPPA; this is translated from the exons ATGGGAGAGCATGAACAGGTG CCTCCCAGGCTTCCTATGGTCCCTAAGTCCCAGGTTCTCAGCGTGACGAGCAAACACAGCTCCCCATTACTCTATACCAG CCTGCCCCGGGACCCTGACTACTCTGTGTCCTGCCTCTACTCACCTCCCTCACCCTCCAGCGTGTGTTTGCCTGCTAACATGAAGTGTGACAAGTACTGGG GCTCTTCCTCGGACAAGTCTCTGCAGTGTACAGCTCACTGGTCCAGGACCCCAGAGCCAGAGACCTTGGGACGCCCTGCTTCTGGGGACACAGTGAGGACTGCAGACTGCAGGCCAGGGTGGGGCTCAGGGCCTTCGCCACATGAGGCTGCCCCCTCCCCCAGTCCAGACCTGCAGAAGGAGTGCTGTAATGACCAGGAGGTTTTGAAGAGGCATCACAATGTAGCTAAG AAGCCCTTGGAGACCAGCTCTTCCAAAGTCAAAG CCAAGACCATTGTGATGATTCCCGACTCCCAGAAGCTCCTGCGATGTGAACTTGAGTCGCTCAAGAGCCAGTTACAGGCCCAGACCAAG GCTTTCGAGTTCCTGAACCACTCAGTGACCATGTTGGAGAAGGAGAGCTGCTTGCAGCAAATCAAGATTCAGCAGCTTGAAG AGGTGCTGAGCCCCACAGGCCgccagggagagaaggaggagcacAGGTGGGGCATGGAGCAGGGTCGGCAGGAGCTGTATGGGGCCCTGACCCAAGGCCTTCAGGGGCTGGAGAAGACCCTGCGTGACAGTGAGGAGATGCAGCGGGCCCGCACCACTCGCTgcctgcagctgctggcccaggagaTCCGGGACAG CAAGAAGTTCCTGTGGGAGGAGCTGGAACTGGTGCGGGAGGAGGTGACCTTCATCTATCAGAAGCTCC AAGCGCAGGAGGATGAGATCTCAGAGAACCTGGTGAACattcagaaaatgcagaaaacGCAGGTGAAATGCCGCAAA atcCTGACCAAGATGAAGCAGCAGGGTCATGAGACAGCCGCCTGTCCGGAGACTGAAGAGATACCGCAGGGAACCAGTGGCTGCTGGAAGGATGACCTCCAGAAGGAACTGAGTGATATATG GTCTGCTGTGCACGTGCTGCAGAACTCCATAGACAGCCTCACTTTGTGCTTGGGGGCCCGTCCCAAGGCCTCGAGCCTAAGAG GCCACAAGGGGCACCAGTGCCTGagccctccactcccctcctggGACTCTGACTCCGACTCTGACCAGGACCTCTCCCAGCCACCTTTCAGCAAGAGCGGCCGCTCCTTCCCACCCG CTTGA
- the CCDC159 gene encoding coiled-coil domain-containing protein 159 isoform X26, producing MGEHEQVKPLETSSSKVKAKTIVMIPDSQKLLRCELESLKSQLQAQTKAFEFLNHSVTMLEKESCLQQIKIQQLEEVLSPTGRQGEKEEHRWGMEQGRQELYGALTQGLQGLEKTLRDSEEMQRARTTRCLQLLAQEIRDSKKFLWEELELVREEVTFIYQKLQAQEDEISENLVNIQKMQKTQVKCRKILTKMKQQGHETAACPETEEIPQGTSGCWKDDLQKELSDIWSAVHVLQNSIDSLTLCLGARPKASSLRGHKGHQCLSPPLPSWDSDSDSDQDLSQPPFSKSGRSFPPA from the exons ATGGGAGAGCATGAACAGGTG AAGCCCTTGGAGACCAGCTCTTCCAAAGTCAAAG CCAAGACCATTGTGATGATTCCCGACTCCCAGAAGCTCCTGCGATGTGAACTTGAGTCGCTCAAGAGCCAGTTACAGGCCCAGACCAAG GCTTTCGAGTTCCTGAACCACTCAGTGACCATGTTGGAGAAGGAGAGCTGCTTGCAGCAAATCAAGATTCAGCAGCTTGAAG AGGTGCTGAGCCCCACAGGCCgccagggagagaaggaggagcacAGGTGGGGCATGGAGCAGGGTCGGCAGGAGCTGTATGGGGCCCTGACCCAAGGCCTTCAGGGGCTGGAGAAGACCCTGCGTGACAGTGAGGAGATGCAGCGGGCCCGCACCACTCGCTgcctgcagctgctggcccaggagaTCCGGGACAG CAAGAAGTTCCTGTGGGAGGAGCTGGAACTGGTGCGGGAGGAGGTGACCTTCATCTATCAGAAGCTCC AAGCGCAGGAGGATGAGATCTCAGAGAACCTGGTGAACattcagaaaatgcagaaaacGCAGGTGAAATGCCGCAAA atcCTGACCAAGATGAAGCAGCAGGGTCATGAGACAGCCGCCTGTCCGGAGACTGAAGAGATACCGCAGGGAACCAGTGGCTGCTGGAAGGATGACCTCCAGAAGGAACTGAGTGATATATG GTCTGCTGTGCACGTGCTGCAGAACTCCATAGACAGCCTCACTTTGTGCTTGGGGGCCCGTCCCAAGGCCTCGAGCCTAAGAG GCCACAAGGGGCACCAGTGCCTGagccctccactcccctcctggGACTCTGACTCCGACTCTGACCAGGACCTCTCCCAGCCACCTTTCAGCAAGAGCGGCCGCTCCTTCCCACCCG CTTGA
- the CCDC159 gene encoding coiled-coil domain-containing protein 159 isoform X9 produces the protein MGEHEQVPPRLPMVPKSQVLSVTSKHSSPLLYTSDPLLASLPRDPDYSVSCLYSPPSPSSVCLPANMKCDKYWGSSSDKSLQCTAHWSRTPEPETLGRPASGDTVRTADCRPGWGSGPSPHEAAPSPSPDLQKECCNDQEVLKRHHNVAKKPLETSSSKVKAKTIVMIPDSQKLLRCELESLKSQLQAQTKAFEFLNHSVTMLEKESCLQQIKIQQLEEVLSPTGRQGEKEEHRWGMEQGRQELYGALTQGLQGLEKTLRDSEEMQRARTTRCLQLLAQEIRDSKKFLWEELELVREEVTFIYQKLQAQEDEISENLVNIQKMQKTQVKCRKILTKMKQQGHETAACPETEEIPQGTSGCWKDDLQKELSDIWSAVHVLQNSIDSLTLCLGARPKASSLRGHKGHQCLSPPLPSWDSDSDSDQDLSQPPFSKSGRSFPPA, from the exons ATGGGAGAGCATGAACAGGTG CCTCCCAGGCTTCCTATGGTCCCTAAGTCCCAGGTTCTCAGCGTGACGAGCAAACACAGCTCCCCATTACTCTATACCAG CGACCCTCTTTTGGCCAGCCTGCCCCGGGACCCTGACTACTCTGTGTCCTGCCTCTACTCACCTCCCTCACCCTCCAGCGTGTGTTTGCCTGCTAACATGAAGTGTGACAAGTACTGGG GCTCTTCCTCGGACAAGTCTCTGCAGTGTACAGCTCACTGGTCCAGGACCCCAGAGCCAGAGACCTTGGGACGCCCTGCTTCTGGGGACACAGTGAGGACTGCAGACTGCAGGCCAGGGTGGGGCTCAGGGCCTTCGCCACATGAGGCTGCCCCCTCCCCCAGTCCAGACCTGCAGAAGGAGTGCTGTAATGACCAGGAGGTTTTGAAGAGGCATCACAATGTAGCTAAG AAGCCCTTGGAGACCAGCTCTTCCAAAGTCAAAG CCAAGACCATTGTGATGATTCCCGACTCCCAGAAGCTCCTGCGATGTGAACTTGAGTCGCTCAAGAGCCAGTTACAGGCCCAGACCAAG GCTTTCGAGTTCCTGAACCACTCAGTGACCATGTTGGAGAAGGAGAGCTGCTTGCAGCAAATCAAGATTCAGCAGCTTGAAG AGGTGCTGAGCCCCACAGGCCgccagggagagaaggaggagcacAGGTGGGGCATGGAGCAGGGTCGGCAGGAGCTGTATGGGGCCCTGACCCAAGGCCTTCAGGGGCTGGAGAAGACCCTGCGTGACAGTGAGGAGATGCAGCGGGCCCGCACCACTCGCTgcctgcagctgctggcccaggagaTCCGGGACAG CAAGAAGTTCCTGTGGGAGGAGCTGGAACTGGTGCGGGAGGAGGTGACCTTCATCTATCAGAAGCTCC AAGCGCAGGAGGATGAGATCTCAGAGAACCTGGTGAACattcagaaaatgcagaaaacGCAGGTGAAATGCCGCAAA atcCTGACCAAGATGAAGCAGCAGGGTCATGAGACAGCCGCCTGTCCGGAGACTGAAGAGATACCGCAGGGAACCAGTGGCTGCTGGAAGGATGACCTCCAGAAGGAACTGAGTGATATATG GTCTGCTGTGCACGTGCTGCAGAACTCCATAGACAGCCTCACTTTGTGCTTGGGGGCCCGTCCCAAGGCCTCGAGCCTAAGAG GCCACAAGGGGCACCAGTGCCTGagccctccactcccctcctggGACTCTGACTCCGACTCTGACCAGGACCTCTCCCAGCCACCTTTCAGCAAGAGCGGCCGCTCCTTCCCACCCG CTTGA
- the CCDC159 gene encoding coiled-coil domain-containing protein 159 isoform X7, with amino-acid sequence MGEHEQVPPRLPMVPKSQVLSVTSKHSSPLLYTSLPRDPDYSVSCLYSPPSPSSVCLPANMKCDKYWGSSSDKSLQCTAHWSRTPEPETLGRPASGDTVRTADCRPGWGSGPSPHEAAPSPSPDLQKECCNDQEVLKRHHNVAKKPLETSSSKVKAKTIVMIPDSQKLLRCELESLKSQLQAQTKAFEFLNHSVTMLEKESCLQQIKIQQLEEVLSPTGRQGEKEEHRWGMEQGRQELYGALTQGLQGLEKTLRDSEEMQRARTTRCLQLLAQEIRDSKKFLWEELELVREEVTFIYQKLQAQEDEISENLVNIQKMQKTQVKCRKILTKMKQQGHETAACPETEEIPQGTSGCWKDDLQKELSDIWSAVHVLQNSIDSLTLCLGARPKASSLRGHKGHQCLSPPLPSWDSDSDSDQDLSQPPFSKSGRSFPPGADPPRSPPPPISLLTCP; translated from the exons ATGGGAGAGCATGAACAGGTG CCTCCCAGGCTTCCTATGGTCCCTAAGTCCCAGGTTCTCAGCGTGACGAGCAAACACAGCTCCCCATTACTCTATACCAG CCTGCCCCGGGACCCTGACTACTCTGTGTCCTGCCTCTACTCACCTCCCTCACCCTCCAGCGTGTGTTTGCCTGCTAACATGAAGTGTGACAAGTACTGGG GCTCTTCCTCGGACAAGTCTCTGCAGTGTACAGCTCACTGGTCCAGGACCCCAGAGCCAGAGACCTTGGGACGCCCTGCTTCTGGGGACACAGTGAGGACTGCAGACTGCAGGCCAGGGTGGGGCTCAGGGCCTTCGCCACATGAGGCTGCCCCCTCCCCCAGTCCAGACCTGCAGAAGGAGTGCTGTAATGACCAGGAGGTTTTGAAGAGGCATCACAATGTAGCTAAG AAGCCCTTGGAGACCAGCTCTTCCAAAGTCAAAG CCAAGACCATTGTGATGATTCCCGACTCCCAGAAGCTCCTGCGATGTGAACTTGAGTCGCTCAAGAGCCAGTTACAGGCCCAGACCAAG GCTTTCGAGTTCCTGAACCACTCAGTGACCATGTTGGAGAAGGAGAGCTGCTTGCAGCAAATCAAGATTCAGCAGCTTGAAG AGGTGCTGAGCCCCACAGGCCgccagggagagaaggaggagcacAGGTGGGGCATGGAGCAGGGTCGGCAGGAGCTGTATGGGGCCCTGACCCAAGGCCTTCAGGGGCTGGAGAAGACCCTGCGTGACAGTGAGGAGATGCAGCGGGCCCGCACCACTCGCTgcctgcagctgctggcccaggagaTCCGGGACAG CAAGAAGTTCCTGTGGGAGGAGCTGGAACTGGTGCGGGAGGAGGTGACCTTCATCTATCAGAAGCTCC AAGCGCAGGAGGATGAGATCTCAGAGAACCTGGTGAACattcagaaaatgcagaaaacGCAGGTGAAATGCCGCAAA atcCTGACCAAGATGAAGCAGCAGGGTCATGAGACAGCCGCCTGTCCGGAGACTGAAGAGATACCGCAGGGAACCAGTGGCTGCTGGAAGGATGACCTCCAGAAGGAACTGAGTGATATATG GTCTGCTGTGCACGTGCTGCAGAACTCCATAGACAGCCTCACTTTGTGCTTGGGGGCCCGTCCCAAGGCCTCGAGCCTAAGAG GCCACAAGGGGCACCAGTGCCTGagccctccactcccctcctggGACTCTGACTCCGACTCTGACCAGGACCTCTCCCAGCCACCTTTCAGCAAGAGCGGCCGCTCCTTCCCACCCGGTGCAGATCCTCCCCGGTCCCCCCCTCCACCCATTTCCCTCCTGACCTGCCCTTGA
- the CCDC159 gene encoding coiled-coil domain-containing protein 159 isoform X20 translates to MGEHEQVPPRLPMVPKSQVLSVTSKHSSPLLYTRLFLGQVSAVYSSLVQDPRARDLGTPCFWGHSEDCRLQARKPLETSSSKVKAKTIVMIPDSQKLLRCELESLKSQLQAQTKAFEFLNHSVTMLEKESCLQQIKIQQLEEVLSPTGRQGEKEEHRWGMEQGRQELYGALTQGLQGLEKTLRDSEEMQRARTTRCLQLLAQEIRDSKKFLWEELELVREEVTFIYQKLQAQEDEISENLVNIQKMQKTQILTKMKQQGHETAACPETEEIPQGTSGCWKDDLQKELSDIWSAVHVLQNSIDSLTLCLGARPKASSLRGHKGHQCLSPPLPSWDSDSDSDQDLSQPPFSKSGRSFPPA, encoded by the exons ATGGGAGAGCATGAACAGGTG CCTCCCAGGCTTCCTATGGTCCCTAAGTCCCAGGTTCTCAGCGTGACGAGCAAACACAGCTCCCCATTACTCTATACCAG GCTCTTCCTCGGACAAGTCTCTGCAGTGTACAGCTCACTGGTCCAGGACCCCAGAGCCAGAGACCTTGGGACGCCCTGCTTCTGGGGACACAGTGAGGACTGCAGACTGCAGGCCAGG AAGCCCTTGGAGACCAGCTCTTCCAAAGTCAAAG CCAAGACCATTGTGATGATTCCCGACTCCCAGAAGCTCCTGCGATGTGAACTTGAGTCGCTCAAGAGCCAGTTACAGGCCCAGACCAAG GCTTTCGAGTTCCTGAACCACTCAGTGACCATGTTGGAGAAGGAGAGCTGCTTGCAGCAAATCAAGATTCAGCAGCTTGAAG AGGTGCTGAGCCCCACAGGCCgccagggagagaaggaggagcacAGGTGGGGCATGGAGCAGGGTCGGCAGGAGCTGTATGGGGCCCTGACCCAAGGCCTTCAGGGGCTGGAGAAGACCCTGCGTGACAGTGAGGAGATGCAGCGGGCCCGCACCACTCGCTgcctgcagctgctggcccaggagaTCCGGGACAG CAAGAAGTTCCTGTGGGAGGAGCTGGAACTGGTGCGGGAGGAGGTGACCTTCATCTATCAGAAGCTCC AAGCGCAGGAGGATGAGATCTCAGAGAACCTGGTGAACattcagaaaatgcagaaaacGCAG atcCTGACCAAGATGAAGCAGCAGGGTCATGAGACAGCCGCCTGTCCGGAGACTGAAGAGATACCGCAGGGAACCAGTGGCTGCTGGAAGGATGACCTCCAGAAGGAACTGAGTGATATATG GTCTGCTGTGCACGTGCTGCAGAACTCCATAGACAGCCTCACTTTGTGCTTGGGGGCCCGTCCCAAGGCCTCGAGCCTAAGAG GCCACAAGGGGCACCAGTGCCTGagccctccactcccctcctggGACTCTGACTCCGACTCTGACCAGGACCTCTCCCAGCCACCTTTCAGCAAGAGCGGCCGCTCCTTCCCACCCG CTTGA
- the CCDC159 gene encoding coiled-coil domain-containing protein 159 isoform X2, producing the protein MGEHEQVPPRLPMVPKSQVLSVTSKHSSPLLYTSDPLLASLPRDPDYSVSCLYSPPSPSSVCLPANMKCDKYWGSSSDKSLQCTAHWSRTPEPETLGRPASGDTVRTADCRPGWGSGPSPHEAAPSPSPDLQKECCNDQEVLKRHHNVAKKPLETSSSKVKAKTIVMIPDSQKLLRCELESLKSQLQAQTKAFEFLNHSVTMLEKESCLQQIKIQQLEEVLSPTGRQGEKEEHRWGMEQGRQELYGALTQGLQGLEKTLRDSEEMQRARTTRCLQLLAQEIRDSKKFLWEELELVREEVTFIYQKLQAQEDEISENLVNIQKMQKTQVKCRKILTKMKQQGHETAACPETEEIPQGTSGCWKDDLQKELSDIWSAVHVLQNSIDSLTLCLGARPKASSLRGHKGHQCLSPPLPSWDSDSDSDQDLSQPPFSKSGRSFPPGADPPRSPPPPISLLTCP; encoded by the exons ATGGGAGAGCATGAACAGGTG CCTCCCAGGCTTCCTATGGTCCCTAAGTCCCAGGTTCTCAGCGTGACGAGCAAACACAGCTCCCCATTACTCTATACCAG CGACCCTCTTTTGGCCAGCCTGCCCCGGGACCCTGACTACTCTGTGTCCTGCCTCTACTCACCTCCCTCACCCTCCAGCGTGTGTTTGCCTGCTAACATGAAGTGTGACAAGTACTGGG GCTCTTCCTCGGACAAGTCTCTGCAGTGTACAGCTCACTGGTCCAGGACCCCAGAGCCAGAGACCTTGGGACGCCCTGCTTCTGGGGACACAGTGAGGACTGCAGACTGCAGGCCAGGGTGGGGCTCAGGGCCTTCGCCACATGAGGCTGCCCCCTCCCCCAGTCCAGACCTGCAGAAGGAGTGCTGTAATGACCAGGAGGTTTTGAAGAGGCATCACAATGTAGCTAAG AAGCCCTTGGAGACCAGCTCTTCCAAAGTCAAAG CCAAGACCATTGTGATGATTCCCGACTCCCAGAAGCTCCTGCGATGTGAACTTGAGTCGCTCAAGAGCCAGTTACAGGCCCAGACCAAG GCTTTCGAGTTCCTGAACCACTCAGTGACCATGTTGGAGAAGGAGAGCTGCTTGCAGCAAATCAAGATTCAGCAGCTTGAAG AGGTGCTGAGCCCCACAGGCCgccagggagagaaggaggagcacAGGTGGGGCATGGAGCAGGGTCGGCAGGAGCTGTATGGGGCCCTGACCCAAGGCCTTCAGGGGCTGGAGAAGACCCTGCGTGACAGTGAGGAGATGCAGCGGGCCCGCACCACTCGCTgcctgcagctgctggcccaggagaTCCGGGACAG CAAGAAGTTCCTGTGGGAGGAGCTGGAACTGGTGCGGGAGGAGGTGACCTTCATCTATCAGAAGCTCC AAGCGCAGGAGGATGAGATCTCAGAGAACCTGGTGAACattcagaaaatgcagaaaacGCAGGTGAAATGCCGCAAA atcCTGACCAAGATGAAGCAGCAGGGTCATGAGACAGCCGCCTGTCCGGAGACTGAAGAGATACCGCAGGGAACCAGTGGCTGCTGGAAGGATGACCTCCAGAAGGAACTGAGTGATATATG GTCTGCTGTGCACGTGCTGCAGAACTCCATAGACAGCCTCACTTTGTGCTTGGGGGCCCGTCCCAAGGCCTCGAGCCTAAGAG GCCACAAGGGGCACCAGTGCCTGagccctccactcccctcctggGACTCTGACTCCGACTCTGACCAGGACCTCTCCCAGCCACCTTTCAGCAAGAGCGGCCGCTCCTTCCCACCCGGTGCAGATCCTCCCCGGTCCCCCCCTCCACCCATTTCCCTCCTGACCTGCCCTTGA